The sequence AGATAACTGGAAACAGTCACGTGAGCGGAGGTGCGAAACACGAGGGCGGAGAGAACCATCAGGCACCGAGTCACGGAGGTGGTggagaagggaagaaagaaaagagtgTTCTTCAAGCCAAGCTAACTAAACTCGCCATACAAATCGGTTATGCCGGCTCGACCATAGCAGTGCTTACCGTTGTCATTCTAGTCATTCAGTTCTGCGTAACGACGTTTGTCATAGAGAAGAAACCTTGGAAAAATACGTACGCTAATGATCTGGTGCGGCATTTGATCATTGGTGTAACGGTACTCGTAGTCGCCGTTCCCGAAGGTCTTCCTCTAGCTGTCACCTTGTCTCTCGCTTATTCAGTTaaggtaattattttcaatttcatttttatttacattatttattgttGGATTTGTTATTCCGCGATATTAATAAATCTGTACGTTTGTATGATCGTAGAAAATGATGAAAGACAACAATTTGGTGCGACATTTGGATGCCTGCGAAACGATGGGTAACGCAACAGCAATTTGTTCGGACAAGACTGGTACCCTGACTACCAACCGGATGACGGTCGTTCAGTCGTACATATGCGAGAAGATGAGCAAGACGATTCCAAAGTTCTCGGATATACCGAGCCACGTTGGGAACCTGATAGTTCAAGCTATCTCTATTAATTCGGCGTACACATCCAGAATAATGCCCTCGCAGGATCCTACAGAGTTGCCGCTTCAAGTCGGCAATAAAACCGAATGTGCCTTACTTGGATTCGTAGTAGCCCTGGGCATGAACTATCAGACGATACGAGACGATCAACCTGAGGAAACCTTTACGCGGGTGTACACGTTCAATAGCGTTAGGAAGAGCATGTCTACCGTCGTCCCGAGGAAAGGTGGTGGATATAGGCTCTTCACCAAGGGCGCTTCCGAGATCATTATGAAGAAGTacgttaatataatataatataatataatataataataataaaaaatgattggaGCACGAAGGtagaaatatattaatattatatatctgAATAATGACGAGATTGTTGTAAATTACAGATGTGCCTTTATATATGGTCGCGAAGGTCATTTGGAGAAATTTACCAGAGAGATGCAGGACCGTCTGGTAAAGAACGTAATCGAGCCAATGGCGTGCGACGGACTTCGTACCATCTCCGTCGCTTATCGTGACTTCGTTCCTGGCAAGGCAGAGATCAATCAGGTTCACATCGACAACGAGCCAAATTGGGACGACGAGGAGAACATAGTGAACAATCTAACGTGTCTGTGCATCGTTGGTATCGAGGATCCGGTACGTCCGGAGGTGCCGGACGCGATTAGAAAGTGTCAGAAGGCGGGTATCACTGTGCGAATGGTGACGGGAGACAATATAAACACTGCACGTTCGATCGCTCTGAAATGTGGCATCCTGAAGCCGAACGAGGACTTCCTTATCTTGGAGGGTAAAGAGTTCAACAGGAGGATCAGAGATAGCAACGGTGAAGTACAACAGCATCTTTTGGACAAAGTGTGGCCAAAGTTGAGGGTGTTGGCTAGATCCTCGCCGACAGACAAATACACCCTGGTTAAGGGTATAATCGATAGTAAAGCGACCGTCAGTCGCGAGGTCGTTGCCGTTACCGGCGACGGTACGAACGACGGTCCAGCTTTGAAGAAAGCTGACGTCGGTTTCGCCATGGGTATCGCCGGTACCGACGTAGCAAAGGAAGCTTCCGATATTATTCTAACGGACGATAATTTCTCGTCGATCGTGAAAGCAGTTATGTGGGGTAGAAACGTCTACGATAGTATAGCAAAGTTCTTGCAGTTTCAGCTGACTGTCAATGTCGTCGCTGTTATAGTTGCTTTTATCGGGGCATGTGCCGTGCAAGATTCCCCCCTTAAAGCGGTGCAGATGTTGTGGGTGAATTTAATCATGGACACGTTAGCGTCTCTCGCATTGGCCACCGAATTGCCTACGTCTGATCTTCTTCTCCGCAGACCGTACGGTCGCACGAAACCGCTCATCTCCAGGACAATGATGAAGAACATTCTCGGTCAAGCTGTCTATCAGTTGACCGTCATTTTTATGCTTCTTTTCGTTGGTAAATATCTAACGCTGGTACCAATACACACCCCCGTTAAGTCATCTTAAAAAATCCAAAGAATTCGATCAAAGTGTATCGTGACACAAAAGTTTGAGTACGTGTATGTTAGTTCTTTAGTAGTGTCAGAGCGCAATCCGTTGAGTACTATATTCAGCCTAACTATTCGAACCATAGTTGAGATACAcgtgtgtaaaaaaaaaaaaaaaagaaaaagaaaaaaaaaagaagcgtcgAGTGTGAGATAGTACTCAAAGTTTTGACCCGTGATGCGATGCGTGTCCCGTTACGTTGAAAGAATCGTTTGTCGTCTGAGAGTGATTTCTTTTTGGATTTTGAGATGACCGAGGCACTTGAAGACGCTTCGAGAGGCACATCCTTCTAACGATGAACCGTCTGATCGATAGGTGATAAGATGCTCGACATCGAAACAGGCCGAGGTGTAGCACAGGCTGGCGGCGGTCCCACGCAGCACTTCACCGTCATCTTCAACACGTTCGTCATGATGACtcttttcaacgaatttaacgCCAGGAAAATCCATGGTCAGCGTAATGTCTTCCAAGGAATATTCACCAACCCCATCTTTTATTCTATCTGGGTCGGCACGTGTTTGTCACAGGTAAGTCTCATCGTTCGTCTCTCAACTTATTCTGTGATTCAATGAAATTCAGAAGCAGAAGGTTCAAGTTCAGATTCCTCCCCAAACAGAAAAGAGTTGAAAGAAattcattcttcttttttgaTTACCCTCAACCTGCCGATAGGTTGGCAAAttggaagagaaagaaaaataaactccAGCCAagcagaaatgaaatgaaatgaaatgaaatgaagcgATGCGAGATACACGCATCCCCTTATTTATAGACGGGTGACACTAATGCCCACCGCTTGtttgttttcatttaataaaattctttgtCTGTTTTCTAGGTACTTATCATACAGTACGGTAAAATGGCGTTCAGCACGAAAGCTCTCACATTAGAACAATGGATGTGGTGCCTGTTCTTCGGAGTCGGTACTCTATTGTGGGGCCAAATAATTACGACAATTCCTACGCGCAAGATTCCTAAAATCCTTTCGTAAGTTATACATTCACGtagaaaaacgaaaaaaaaataatatgaaaagacTACTACCATTTATTGTTTAGATGATGAGAGATACTTCTGTTCGGTTTACCGGGCACAGCCTTCGgcaatttataaaaatgatctTCCGTTCGTGTTGTTACTCGTTTAAGGAATATTTCCGGGATATTTGACACACTCACCCTTGTAGAATACAGAATGGGTGTAATAACTTTGTCTTGTTTTAAAGTATTTCCATTATTTTTAGAGAATGGAAATATTTTATCTGCATCAAGTTACTATTCCACTTCTGTATACATATTTAGATGTACTTTTtcggtttctttttcttttccaatataattttctgtctttttcttttcttttctttctttttattttataacaatttttttaagttgaaaacTCGAAAACGAGAATGCCGGAAGTAGTCACGGGCATTTTGGAGCTATAAAACCAGCCATACATCCGTGCACCCAATTGCGATAAACAGATAATAGAACAGGGAATATTAACATGATTAAAAAAGTGTGTGGATTTCTTGCTTTCTTGCATCGTGCGATGCGACAGGAACGCGTTGGTATTTATAACAGGGATACTTGTTGTTGAAAAAAGAGAAACCTCTTGAAGCTTCTTTAAGAATGTGTTGTTTTAACTTGTTTCAAAGTAACAACCAGTTTGGTAAACGCGTGGATTATGATTTCTATTTTTCATGGGTTCTGAAACGTGTGCCATGCCGTACACCATCTagctttaatgaatttttattcaaagaccCTCCTGATACACGATAGTCGCCTTTGCATGAATCTGTTTGTTCTTGATTATATACACCGGTACTCTGAAGAATTATTTATGATAATATATTGATGTCTCAAACACACCTGTTCGATGAAATGAACACTATATCGTTCTGTGTGTACTACTATACAGAATTTATTATTCAAGTATATATTTAGTTACGTAATGAAAATGGTTGTTGATTGTAAGACGAGGTATTGCACGAGTGTTGCACGTAATTCTTAATATTACTTTACATTAATTAAGTATTTTCAGTACAAGGGAAGAAGGTACATTGtctcttttaaaaaattttatagaaatttggtTTCTTATAAGAGATAATAATAATGTATCCTTTTACAATATTCAAGAGTATCTTTTACTTCTTTGTTACGTTtatttattgataaaattaatattaagaatTTTCTATGTTCACCCACGTGTACCATTCGTGTGATGCTTTTATTTATATCAAAGACAgtattttatgtaataattattaaacacgTGTACAAAGTGGTGTAGCAAAGCTGCTCCATATCAGACAGAGTATCATTTGAAAGATAAGTATCATCCTAAATCGGTAATCGTGTAAAGGTGTTAAATAGAAGGGAGAGGCATGCATCGTGGAACTCATTATTATAGCTGTAAACCGTAGAGCTTCGATTGGTTTATGTTTTTTCGCTTAATTCGAGTCCTTTACTCAATTTGCTTTCTGCCCGTCAATATGTTTCTCATTCTCCACTGAGTTTAGCGTGTCGCTTTACGTAGCATGCTCCCTAGACGCCCAAGACGATGTCAAAAGATATAACCAAATAATTGGACATGTAGTCAGAGAGAATGATCACGCGTACTCTCAGCTATTCCCTCGCTCCCCTCTTTGTAGTTGTTAAGTTAGTGCTGGCCAAATAATCCTCTTCACGTTTCTAAAACATTATTCAAGGGTCATGAATTTCATGGGTACTTGAATGTTCGACTAAGAACAAATTGTTCAATCAGTATCCGAATAAATTGATCGAGATGGACATGTTTTGTTTTACAGAAAATCACCCACCATGGAAAGTTTAGAATATACTGTTGTACTTGGAAGAGCttttaatggaaataatttATTCGGATACCGAAGTATCTCTTGGACCTTTGTCGTAGGCTTAGCCATTGCATGACTGAAAACCCTTCTCCAAGGTCTACGTACTTGTTTGTGTAAGAAGCAACTAACAAAAGTGGCGTCCCGACGATATCACTACAcgcatatatataatattacatatatatatatatatatattttggtGCAAGGGATCTCAGTGGCGCGCTTAAACCGATTGTCAGTGTCGGCTGACTAAAGACTAAAATAAGAGACCTTAGTTAACAAAACACCATAAGTGGTACTCTGTTGCGCTTAGCATTTATATCTGTAAATCACTTTGCTCTCTCGCTGGAGCTGTTAATTGACTCTGTTTTTCTCAGCGACTTTTTAACTATTttatctgtctgtctgtctgtctgtcttctttctttctttctttctttctttctgtctGTATTTCCACCTGTGTTTCTTTAATTGTCTGTATCTATCTGTCTACCTAGTTTcgtaattattttctatctttctcCTTCCATTTTCTCCATCAAGTGCACGGAATCAATTTTTCTCTCCTTCTGAACCAATTTTCCATCTATGCATCCGTTTCTCTGTCCGCTTAGATTGCCTCTTAATTCGCAAGCAGGAATAACTTGCCAATTCGGAATATTCTCGCTGCATCGAGCAAGCACTAAcaacacacacatatatatgtatataaagaaaaaaaaaaaaaaaaaatgaacaagggACATACGGTGATAAGATGCAggatgatatatgtatataacacaTGTTGGGGTGCTTCTGTATGGTCCTGGTCCGTTAAATAACGAAACGTGTGCATACTAATCATCAGAAGCGAAGAGAAACTTCTTTAATCTCTCTTCTCTGCATCTAATTCGCTTGTTAAAGCTTTTACGAGCCACTTGTCGTAGGACAAATAGAGATGTAGTTGCGGTTTTCTCGAGCTTCACTTGTTAACCGTCCCTCCCGGAACAGGTAAGAGGGAGAGATCGCATCGTTGGATCACTAACGATCACACCACTCACACACGTACACAGGGAATTAAGAACAAGCGTGTCGCGTGATAAAACGAAACGAACCCTGTTGTCCAGAGGAGAAGGAAAGATATACGTTCGAATGATCGCACCTGGTCCTGTACAAAGTACATCCGTGTTTAAGGGTGCATCGTTCCTTgatccttctccttctccttctccttctccttctctcccTCATCGTCATCGTTTCGATTcgttttctttatatttattttatctctGTTCATCGCTGTCGCCCTTCTCCTGACAAGTACAAAAGTATCTCTTTCATCATACATATACAGACACTATACGCACAACATACAATGGTACAGACGGAACACACGCTTGTTTATAGAGCGTCATTCGTTTCAATTCCATCAGCAGATATCGCATATATCGCTCACTTTGTCCGCATTGCACCTCGCACCGCATCCCCTCGTTCGTTGGCTCATTATTTTTTACACGTCGCAACATTTTctcttgtatgtatgtattatcTTACCGGCTGCTTTATTATCGCAGGATCTAACACCGTTTCGAACACGGACCATGCGTTTACTGGAAGCAATATTTCTTTGGAGAAGCTCGACGAGTCGATGTCGACCGTTCGCATGAATTACAGAAGAATTCGAACATCTGCTTCCAGTAATTTCAGCACGGACCACGTTAGAAGGATGGCTCTGCGATTTTCTAAAGCAGCCAGTTTATCTTTTCTTGTCCGTTTGCTTCCCTCTCTCGGCCATTTCCGATTCACCGTTGCGCCACCGATCCATTCTCGCCATTAAAAAAGACAGAGAATTCAATTAGCCAGCATCGTCATCGCCCGTTCGAGAGAACGCGATTAGGTGTCCAAGCTAAGGAGCGAGGGGAAAACCGTAAAAGTGACAAAAGCAAAAATAATTTGTTGGTGCAGTGCGTCGAGGAGCCGGCTCTGCGCGTGTCATCGGTCaactaaacaaaaaaaaaaaaatctccctttaaaaaaaaaaaaaagaaaactaccTACTTTGATTATAGCCAATGTGTAACAGGGATCGAGTGATGAAGAATTGGTTTCATGTTTTTTAAAAACAGATGGGGCCGCGGCCAGCCGGATGATATCGGTGTGATCAATCTCGGAGATGAGAAATTCGACCCTGACTCGGATAAAAAGCCGCGCACAGGACAAATTCTATGGATCCGTGGTCTAACGCGACTACAGACACAGGTAACTATCCCTATCTCTCACTCTCATGCCATCACTCGAAGTCAGCGTTCTCTCGCCCCCCTTCCCCCCGTGCCGCCGGGATAAACTTAGAGAAATCTGAAAAAGGAtaacagagagaaaaaaaagaaaaaaaaaaaaaaataaaaacaggacCACAAGAGAACAACCCAACCAAGCGGACGTTTTCGAATTTTCTCTGGCCCTCGGGTCAACGAGAGTCCACCATACCCGTCCACCCGTGGCAATGGTCGTCCATGGGCCATTTTTCACCATCAACTTAACGCTGTGCTCAAGTTTCGAGGCACAAGTGTATATTACCACCATCGACTATATTACAATCAGTCCGATATACTATTATCATCGCAGATACAAGTTGTTCTCTATTTAATCATGATCCCTGTGCACAGGCTGACCACGTCGCATGGATGATTCTTCTTGTGTTTGTGTGTAGAAATGAAAGACAGTGATAAAAGTTCAGGTAAATGCGTGTGTTTTTCATTTGATAtcaatttgatttttctttttcttttttttttctttttctaacgaTTGAATTACTTTCATCAGGATGTGTGAGAAGGAGACACCTGTCATAGGATCACACGTTTACCTGACACGCTATCTTTAAATTCCTTTCCATCTTTTGGATTCACCCTTGAAGAATCATCCACGTGCTCCTACCGTGTACAGCCTGTGCATATGCACAATCAGAAAGTATATATACGTGAGTTATATACTTTGTTCcatacatgttttttttttatttttcgttggTATCATTTCGTTTTACTCGTTTACGTTCAGAACGTTCTTTACCTTGGTTTGCATTTTCATTTGAGTTCTTTGCCGTGTTACCTCGACGATGCGTACCTTGCGTTTTACCCTCTCGATAATTACTTCGCGTTAGccacagaaagaaagaaagctcGACGATTAAGCAAATTCCCCCTACAGCGTCTAATAGCTGGAGAGCCGTTTCTTTTCAAGCCGAACGATCTTCTTCGGGTACCTGTTCCTCGATAAACTTTTCTAGATTGTTTCATGAACATCAGATGTCTTCCAGATGCCattaactttgaataaagttcctAAGGCGAAGGATACTCTGGGAGAAACATTACTTTTCCTCGATTAGAAGAGGCAATTGTACTTAAAGAAAGGTTTGAATCTTTAGTTAGAACTGTATTTTTTCAAATGGATAGGATACCTTATTAGGATAACACTCGTACAGACTTAACACGCTCACTGCCACATAGCAATTAGTGAATTATAGCGTTAATCTTACTTTCTCTTCAGAGAAGAAAGTCTTCGCGAAAGTACTCTGACCCTTCATCAGGGTTGAACAGATATTTACTTACACTTGAAAGTGTAGGATGGTTATGGTAGACCGACCTCTCCAGCTTGTGTCACCTTCGACGATCGTTGCCTGATCATTTGACACCCTTTAGAAGCACGTAGATGTTCTAGACTAGGCTAGAGTCATCAGTATGCTCGACGTAGAGGCACGAGTCTGATCATTAGTACCAAGTTAGCAGTGGTCCACGCAGTCCTCGTTCCATCTTTCTGTTCCAAAGCTTACGTCGAGTATCCAtgtataattttctttgaaatatatgcaacgtttaaggGTTCACGGTAGTCTATTATAAATGTACAAGGTACAAGAGTCTTCTTTGATACTGAAAGGAGAGGAAAACGAAGACACGTTTAATCACAGGACAGAGTATAAAGGATCCTTGGAAAAGGATTTGATATTTCACGACTGACTGACATTTCTAGACTTGTAAGACAACGGACAGGGTGATGTGTTCAAGGATGAATTTTATTAATCGATGCTCGAGCGAGAGTCGGAAAGGACAAACAAGCTGCCCTTCCTCGTCGACGACGCCTCTGTGTCTCATATATTTttctgttccttttcttttttctcattcTTTCATTTCTCTGTAAGGGAACGGGTTAAACCTGATGAAGCTAGCGCCATAAATAACGTAACCGCGGCTCGTGATCGTgtaaattatttacatattacaCCATTACGACCTTACCAATTTATTACGAGTACACCTTTTGGACATGCAAGAAACTCCATCTGAAGTATCTTACCGTACCAGTTACTGTTACAAGTTTGATGGAACGATTGCATGGTCcaaagaaaacgaaagaaatctCTACCTTCTTTATTCTGTTGACTTACTTCGCTTTCTCTcttatttcctttcttcttaTCCTCGTAACACTACTCTTCACTTTAGCAAGGTAAAGCAAAGAAACAATAAGTAcaaaaatgatgatgatgatgaatgaACATATAAGTTTAATTCATTCAGTTCATGTGTATGTCCTTTTATGAATTACATTATTGTAAGctatattaaaaaaacaaacaaacaaaacaaGTATTATAGATACCACGAATCCAGTTAAGCTAATTATATAAATTGAATGTGTATAACCTACTTTCAGACGAGCAATAGAACTCTGGTGCAGAATGTATCTGTGACAGGCAGATCCCCCTCTCAGGATTACTATATGGTTAGTCCGCAAGTCCAATCTCCGCACTGTTTGACcgttctttaaatattaattctttataattattatcagtttgttttttcttttcgttttgttCTCTTAcactttcgtttttttttttctttttcattaaccAGTTTGGCTCTTTTGAGTTTCCCTTCTTACTGGTGACTTTCCGTTTGACGTACTTGGTTTTCTCTATCTTATTCCTGTCTCTTCTCTTCTTAACATTGCTATTTTTAATGAACGTTGATTCACGCTCACCTTGGTTTCTCTGATTGAAAGaaattctgtatttttttttttttttttatatattcattttgtattctttgaatttcatttatatgATTGTCTGATGGCCTGTCCTTCTGTCAATTTTGCTTGCAAATTGCGAGCTTCTACTCGCTTCTTTCGCGTAATACAtgctattttttaaaaatattttttcattgttttatcgTCTATCAATTAATGAACTGCAAAGAAACATGTgccatccttttttttttcatattttgtttcaaacagagTTATCAAATACTTCCTGTttgaagagaagagaaattaaATGTTGACGAGATTCTTGTTAACTTTTATGTCTTTATTACCTATGCACTTTATATTGAACTTTGCTGGCTATAGAACTTGATGTAATGCTACAAAGTTTCCAACTTTGCTACCACTTCTCTCACAGTAAcaagttatttttaaaaataatcaataCTATCTACAAATTCGCTTATAAAGAATTCTTAccttagaatataaaataaactaGTTGTAGTCAGCAAAGTGTCGATAAATGCTTGgagtaattagaaaattcactTAACTCTTCTCTTCAAGCATAAAGCACAATAATCTTTATTTAATTCACCAAAACTCACAATTTCTATTTCTGTTTTCTTATGTACGCAAAGAGAAAATCAAGCTGAAAGAAAATTTGCCCAAACATTCAGTTTGTTCTATTCCACCCAGATCCTAGTTTTGgttttctcttctttccatTGATTCTAAAGTGTTGCATGCACGTCTGtgcgtatgtatgtacgtatataaGTTGTCCGTATATACGTGATCATCgagacgttttttttttttttttcatctttgaaaaattaattatacagtaCATTAACATTTActaatttttcatattaattaagttcactccatttttttttcttcctcttttttttttttattgacacAATGTTCAGTTTCAGGGACTATTCAGTTTTACAGTGTGCTATTAAGTGATTTACCGATACCATATGATACAGGATATTGTCGAGCATTGAGAATGAATATGTACATGTTTTTGATGTTTGCTTctgaagttcttttttttttttttatttaatctttttattGAGCAAAGGTATTGCTGAAACTTCTCTACATTACACAAGTATACTTTTCAATGTGAGAACTCAATATCGTGAAGGTAAAcgtttttccatttttattatttaaagaatCTCTGCTATGGCAGTAGACGTTggatattttatatatacatatatatatatatatacacgctTCAAGCAAAGTATATTATCAATCCATGATCT comes from Osmia lignaria lignaria isolate PbOS001 chromosome 8, iyOsmLign1, whole genome shotgun sequence and encodes:
- the PMCA gene encoding plasma membrane calcium-transporting ATPase 3 isoform X3, which translates into the protein MATIDGRPAQYGITLKQLRELMELRGREGVNKINSYGGVQEICKKLYTSPNEGLSGSAADIQHRRDTFGSNMIPPKPPKTFLQLVWEALQDVTLIILEVAALVSLGLSFYHPSDEEDDEEHVSIDEDEAKYGWIEGLAILISVIVVVLVTAFNDYSKERQFRGLQSRIEGEHKFSVIRQGEVKQISVSDIAVGDICQIKYGDLLPADGILIQSNDLKVDESSLTGESDHVKKGESFDPMVLSGTHVMEGSGKMLVTAVGVNSQAGIIFTLLGAAVDQQEQEIKKMKKEAKKQRKKKSLTGDEAVEITGNSHVSGGAKHEGGENHQAPSHGGGGEGKKEKSVLQAKLTKLAIQIGYAGSTIAVLTVVILVIQFCVTTFVIEKKPWKNTYANDLVRHLIIGVTVLVVAVPEGLPLAVTLSLAYSVKKMMKDNNLVRHLDACETMGNATAICSDKTGTLTTNRMTVVQSYICEKMSKTIPKFSDIPSHVGNLIVQAISINSAYTSRIMPSQDPTELPLQVGNKTECALLGFVVALGMNYQTIRDDQPEETFTRVYTFNSVRKSMSTVVPRKGGGYRLFTKGASEIIMKKCAFIYGREGHLEKFTREMQDRLVKNVIEPMACDGLRTISVAYRDFVPGKAEINQVHIDNEPNWDDEENIVNNLTCLCIVGIEDPVRPEVPDAIRKCQKAGITVRMVTGDNINTARSIALKCGILKPNEDFLILEGKEFNRRIRDSNGEVQQHLLDKVWPKLRVLARSSPTDKYTLVKGIIDSKATVSREVVAVTGDGTNDGPALKKADVGFAMGIAGTDVAKEASDIILTDDNFSSIVKAVMWGRNVYDSIAKFLQFQLTVNVVAVIVAFIGACAVQDSPLKAVQMLWVNLIMDTLASLALATELPTSDLLLRRPYGRTKPLISRTMMKNILGQAVYQLTVIFMLLFVGDKMLDIETGRGVAQAGGGPTQHFTVIFNTFVMMTLFNEFNARKIHGQRNVFQGIFTNPIFYSIWVGTCLSQVLIIQYGKMAFSTKALTLEQWMWCLFFGVGTLLWGQIITTIPTRKIPKILSWGRGQPDDIGVINLGDEKFDPDSDKKPRTGQILWIRGLTRLQTQTSNRTLVQNVSVTGRSPSQDYYMVIGGELQERLIPVPYSKSSTDQAIRVVNAFRQGLDARYTSEHSSTPLAEVLRKQSSLSKRLSQTSSIEYADNNPDELTIPEIDVERLSSHSHTETAV
- the PMCA gene encoding plasma membrane calcium-transporting ATPase 3 isoform X4; this encodes MATIDGRPAQYGITLKQLRELMELRGREGVNKINSYGGVQEICKKLYTSPNEGLSGSAADIQHRRDTFGSNMIPPKPPKTFLQLVWEALQDVTLIILEVAALVSLGLSFYHPSDEEDDEEHVSIDEDEAKYGWIEGLAILISVIVVVLVTAFNDYSKERQFRGLQSRIEGEHKFSVIRQGEVKQISVSDIAVGDICQIKYGDLLPADGILIQSNDLKVDESSLTGESDHVKKGESFDPMVLSGTHVMEGSGKMLVTAVGVNSQAGIIFTLLGAAVDQQEQEIKKMKKEAKKQRKKKSLTGDEAVEITGNSHVSGGAKHEGGENHQAPSHGGGGEGKKEKSVLQAKLTKLAIQIGYAGSTIAVLTVVILVIQFCVTTFVIEKKPWKNTYANDLVRHLIIGVTVLVVAVPEGLPLAVTLSLAYSVKKMMKDNNLVRHLDACETMGNATAICSDKTGTLTTNRMTVVQSYICEKMSKTIPKFSDIPSHVGNLIVQAISINSAYTSRIMPSQDPTELPLQVGNKTECALLGFVVALGMNYQTIRDDQPEETFTRVYTFNSVRKSMSTVVPRKGGGYRLFTKGASEIIMKKCAFIYGREGHLEKFTREMQDRLVKNVIEPMACDGLRTISVAYRDFVPGKAEINQVHIDNEPNWDDEENIVNNLTCLCIVGIEDPVRPEVPDAIRKCQKAGITVRMVTGDNINTARSIALKCGILKPNEDFLILEGKEFNRRIRDSNGEVQQHLLDKVWPKLRVLARSSPTDKYTLVKGIIDSKATVSREVVAVTGDGTNDGPALKKADVGFAMGIAGTDVAKEASDIILTDDNFSSIVKAVMWGRNVYDSIAKFLQFQLTVNVVAVIVAFIGACAVQDSPLKAVQMLWVNLIMDTLASLALATELPTSDLLLRRPYGRTKPLISRTMMKNILGQAVYQLTVIFMLLFVGDKMLDIETGRGVAQAGGGPTQHFTVIFNTFVMMTLFNEFNARKIHGQRNVFQGIFTNPIFYSIWVGTCLSQVLIIQYGKMAFSTKALTLEQWMWCLFFGVGTLLWGQIITTIPTRKIPKILSWGRGQPDDIGVINLGDEKFDPDSDKKPRTGQILWIRGLTRLQTQTSNRTLVQNVSVTGRSPSQDYYMIRVVNAFRQGLDARYTSEHSSTPLAEVLRKQSSLSKRLSQTSSIEYADNNPDELTIPEIDVERLSSHSHTETAV